Part of the Anguilla rostrata isolate EN2019 chromosome 10, ASM1855537v3, whole genome shotgun sequence genome, CGGGACGTGTAAGGAGGCGGTGTACTCCAGCGACTTCCTGTGCCTGTGCCCCCCCGGCTTCTCTGGGGATCGGTGCGAGATCAGTGAGTGCCCATTTCAACCTCTCAACTGCAGagaagtgtgcgtgtgtgtgtgcgtgtgtgagtgtgtgtgtgtgtgtgtgtgtgtgtgtgtgtgtgagtgtgtgtgagtgagtgtgtgtgtgtgtgtgtgtgtgtgagtgtgtgtggtgtgtgaggtgtgtgtgtgtgtgagtgtgtgtgtgtgtgtgagtgtgtgtgattgagtgtgagtgtgtggtgtggtgtgtgtgtggtagtgtgtgagtggtgtggtggggtgtgtgtggcatgtgtgagtgtgtgtgtgtgtgtgtgtgtgtgtgagtgtgtgtgtggttgtgtgtgtgtgcgagtgtgtgtgagtgtgagtgtgtgaaatgGAGTTTGTTTTGTGGAGACCACAGGCGCCTCAGTCCCTCCGTTGggggtggcgtgggggggggggggggtctgtgtccTGTTTATAATTAACATAATACTCCATTTTAcgcaaaacatttatattaagATTATACTCCTGCTCTGCAGCaagtatttaatatttaactcAGAAATGCTTTGTTCTCgtgatttttaaacatgacaaAGACGTTCGTAAGATGTTTGATTTTGGGGAGGTTACAGAAGTTTGCTCCAGTTGCTACAACTTTAAGGGCAagattgtaaaatgtaaaatgtgctaACTGCAAATCCTCTTTATTTGAAACTGCCTTTTCTTTGTCAGGGGTATACTgtagaccagtggtctccaaccctggtgctggagagctacagggtctgctggttttcatagtgactctgcacttcatgaatcaattagagcagttgattgcacagttagctcaactcacctggtgtcttgggtctcagttgggtgctgattttaaggtgaaaacaaaaaccagcagaccctgtagctctccaggaccagggttggagaccactgctatAGAGCACGCAGCAGTCTTGGCAGTTTCACAGAACTGAAACCGTAGGCAACAACAGGATGTGTTCCAGAGAGacatgatgacatcatccacaCTCACTCCAGTCTGCTGCAGTGACCTCAGTGTGACATCATGGCCCCTTTCCTCCACAGACACAAGTgagaagtgcattgtgggacagggGCTAGGTTACCGTGGTACCTGGGCGAGCAGCGCAGAGGGAACTTCGTGTTTAAACTGGAACTCTACGATCCTGAGAGGGAAGAAGTACACCGCCAAGAGACTGGACGCCAACAGCCTGGGACTGGCTGACCACAACTACTGCAGGTCAGATAAACTAATGCCACTCACAAACActaataccacacacacacacagactcagtaataccacacacacacacacaaacactaataccacacacacacacagactaataccactcacaaacactaataccacacacacacacagactaataccactcacaaacactaataccacacacacacacagactaatactacacacacactcgtaaatgccacacacacacatgcacacacactcacatacacacttataccacacacacacacacacacacagaggtgacTGATCTCTCACTTGTTTCAGGAACCCGGATAATGACACCATGCCCTGGTGCTACGTGCTTCAAGGGATTCAGGTCGCCTGGAAGTACTGTGACCTGCCCACCTGTCCCTCAGGTAGGCGCAcgctcacccccacccctctccacgaccagggctgggggccccagcagaccctgtggctctccacgaccagggctgggggccccagcagaccctgtggctctccatgaccagggctgcagaccaagattttttagtttttattgaatttgaGGAATAATAGTTTTGCGAATGTGACAGTTGGTTGCTTTCCTGGTGCAGACCCAAACCTGGAGTGCGTGCGGGGCAAGGGGCTGTCGTACCGGGGGACGAAAGGGGTGTCCCAAAGCGGCCTCCGCTGCCTGCCCTGGGACTCCCGGCCTGTGAACCGCAAAGCGCACAACGCCTGGAGGTCCAACGCCGGGGAGCTCGGGCTGGGCAGCCACAActtctgcaggtgtgtgcactgagcgcgctcagaccccgcccacatccacacgcacatctgagcatgctcagaccctgcccacatccacacgcacactatacacacacacacacacacacacacacacactttgagcATTGTTGAGAGGTTCTGGTAGTCGTGTAGGTAATGATcgccatgcccctccccccccccttcccacaggAACCCGGACGGTGACCTCACCCCCTGGTGTTACGTTTACAAGGGGTTCCAGCTGACCTGGGAGGCCTGCGACATCCCCAAGTGCAGTGAGTCTCCCCAGCGTCGCCCCAGCGTCGCCCTAACGTTGCGGTCACGTTGCGATTACGTTACGATTGCGTCAGGGCTGCATCACTGCGGTCGGCTAGTCTGATTCTCTTTCCTTGTGGAACGTTTTCCTTCTCCTGACCCGTTTTAGCTGCAGTTGTTTTGACTCTGACTGACGGACTCCGGCTCCAGCTGTTGTTTTGTGGTGAACCGTTGCCTTGGCTACGTGCCCTTAGCCACACGTTAGCAGAGCATGTCTGGAGAAACCCGAGCTGGGCTCTGTAGAGGAGGAAAGGGATATGATCGGTCTGTCCTTTAGTCTGAactagactgtagaaaaaatatggacTAATTCACTGTGACATCAACACTGACCCTCCATGGGCTTGGGGAGGTGCAGCTGGTGGGCCccaccatgttgtacaaattggagccagagactgcgcagtagGGACATGAAGTCCGGTCGTCCACTAAGCGCGAGAGATACAGTGACCCAGTagtgacgcaaactgtccctgattcatcCATGAAATATTAGTCTTGtccaaataacaaaataacttaACAGCATTAAGGGAGACATTAGACGGATAAAAATGTATCTATTGCGACAACATTTTcttgtgtggggaaaaaattatggactttgtattttgatcatattttgttaccattgacttacattgaaCCGGGAGGCTGAAACACTTGCTCTAGAGAGCAACgactctcaacaagaccaggaagtgagctttaAAAAACAGCCCGGTTTTGGCCCCTTGGTCTGACCCAATCCTGTGTCTTCCCTGGACAGCTAAGAATAAATCTAAGCGACATGATTGGTCTGTCATGTACTCTGAACCAATCCCGTGTCTTTCCTGGAAACCTAAGAATAAATCTAAGGGACATGATTGGTCTGTCCTGTGCTCTGAACCAATCCCGTGTCTTTCCTGGAAACCTAAGAATAAATCTAAGGGACATGATTAGTCTGTCCTGTGCTCTGAACCAATCCCGTGTCTTTATCGCAGGGAGACGGCCGTCGAGCGGCACCACGCTTGGCCCTCGAGGGACGACCATCGGCAACCGCGGTGAGTTACCGTGGCGATCCGATCGCAGTGCACAGCATGCCAGCGCCGCCAGCGTGCCGCAAATTTTCCCAGCCAGCGCAAGCGTTCACATAACGTCTCCGCAACGTTGTAGCAACCTCATTCTGGAGCTGGACTTTCATTCATTGAAGGGTTATTGGCAGAAAATAACTATTAAATAAactactgaaatattaaatgtaaaaagtatTTCCCAGACTTTCTATCCCACTGTGAACTCCCCACTCGTCCTTTTACCTTAAtatccctctcttctcctcttcctcttcctctccccccccccccctcccctcccccccctcacagcgACCTGTGGGCAGCGAGCGGAGAGGCCGGTGTCGGGCCCCATGTTTCggatgtggggggggcaggacagtgacatcaccacgCAGCCGTGGCAGGCAGCCATCACGTACTACAGCCGCCGGTCGAAGGAGCAGGTGTTCCGCTGCGGGGGCGTGCTGATCGCCTCCTGCTGGGTGCTGTCGGCAGCGCACTGCTTCCCCAAAGACCCGTACGTACCGCGCaccgcccccccatcccaaactctcaccccccccccaaagaccCGTACGTACCGCGCACCGCCCCCCGTCCCAAACTCTCACTCCCCCCCAAAGACCCGTACGTACCGCGCACCGCCCCCCGTCCCAaactctcaccccccccaaagACCCGTACTCCGGCTCCGCCCGCCCAAACCTCACCCCAAGACCGTACGTCCGCACGCCCCGTCCCAATCCCAAACCCCCCTCAAAGACCCGTACataccccctcctccaccccccccaaagacCCGACTACATATGCTCCCGACCCCTGTCCCAAACTCTTACTGTCCCAAAGAACCATACGTACCACGTCCCAGCCCAAACTCTGATCTCCTCAAAGACCCATACGTACCCTGCTCCGGGCCCCTGTCCCAAACTCTTACTGTTCCAAAGACCCTTACGTACCACGTCCCAGCCCAAACTCTGATCTCCTCAATGACCCATACGTACCCTGCTCCGGGCCCCTGTCCCAAACACTCACCTCCCGAAAGATCCATGGGTCCTCGTCCAAAGCGATCACCTTGTTCACGACACACAccataaacatttgtttatccATCTTCCCTTCAGCCGCGAAATCGGACCGCTCAAGGTGACCCTGGGCAGAACCTTCCGGAAGGAAAACTCGAGTAGTGAGCAGATCTTTAACGTGGAGAAGTACTGGGTGCACGAGCTCTTCAATTCGGAAACATACGATAACGACATTGGTGAGTCAACaaagacacccacacacacacacacacacacacactgtatcgGTGCACATAGAATCACTCACACAGTGTACCAGTaaacagaatcacacacacacacactgtaccagtACACGTagaatcgcacacacacactgtaccagtgtacatacaatcacacacacacacactgtaccagtACACGTagaatcgcacacacacactgtaccagtGTACatagaatcacacacacacacacacactataccaGTGCGCatggaatcacacacacagtaccagtGTACATagaatctcacacacacagtgttccaGTGCACACTGACTGCCTCAGGTGTACTCAGGTGAGgtctgtgccccccctccccccctccagccaTACTGAAGCTGAAGACTGATATCGGGATCTGCGCCATCAACTCCCCCGAGGTGCTGCCCGTCTGCGTGCCCGAGCCCAGCACGGAGCTGCCCGACTGGTCGGAATGCGAGATCTCCGGATATGGGAAAGAGCACGAGTGTAAGAATCCCCGGTCCCCACAACACACCCCCAGGTCCCCACAACACACCCCCGGTCCCCACAACACACCCCCGGTCCCCACAACACACCCCCGGTCCCCACAACACACCCCCCGGGCCCCACAACACACCCCCGACCCTACAACACACCCCCGTTCCCAGAACGCACCCCCAACTCCACAACACACCCCCGACCCCACAACACACCCCCTGGTCCCCACAACACACGCCCGACCCCACAACACACCCCGTTCCCCACAACACACCCCGGTCCCCACAACACACCCCCGGTCCCCATAACACACCCCCGGTCCCCATAACACAACCCCGGTCCCCACAACACACCCCCAGTCCCCATAACACACCCCCGGTCCCCACAACACACCCCCCGGGCCCCACAACACACCCCCGACCCCACAACACACCCCCGTTCCCCAGaacacacccccaaccccacaacACACCCCCGATCCCACAACACACCCCCTGGTCCCCACAACACACCCCCCGGTCCCCACAATACACCCCCTGGTCCCCACGACACACCCCCTGGTCCCCACAATACACCCCCTGCTGCTGGGCTCTGCTGCGGTCtaactgctgattggctggttagTGCTGGGgtctggctgctgattggctggttagTGCTGGGgtctggctgctgattggctggttagTGCTGGGgtctggctgctgattggcaggTTAATGATGGGGTCTGATTGCTGGTTGGCTGGTCTCTGCAGTCTCGGCCTTCTACTCGGAGCGGGTGAAGAGGGGGCACGTGCGCCTGTGGCCCCAGGAGCGCTGCGTCCCAGAGAAGCTGGCCGGCCGCGTCGTCACCAAAAACATGCTGTGCGCCGGGGACACCCGCGGGCTCGACGACGCCTGCAAGGTGCGTACACCGCCCCCTGGGGGTCAGAtccgcccccctcaccctcactctctcctctccgtctgtttctcttcctctctccctcacactttctccccctctctccctctcgctcctctccctctctttctgtccctttcttttcctcacactctcctcctctctccctctcactcctctctctctctttccctctgtttctccctctctctctcactctttcttcccctctctttccccttccccctttcccctctctttctctccttcactctctctcccctctctttctctccctctttccccatACACATAAGcaaatacccacacacacacacacacacacacacacccaggtcAAAAGACATTTAGTAGTTAGTTTATAATGTAAAAATTTGTCAATATCATGTACcaatatttctctctctgtctctctctctctctctctctctcagggggaCTCTGGGGGACCCCTGGTCTGTCAGAAGGACGGGCGCATGACGCTTTTGGGGATCATCAGCTGGGGCGACGGCTGTGGAAAGAAGGACACCCCGGGGGTGTACACCCGCGTCACCAACTACATCGGCTGGATCGCccgcaaaatggccgcccggGGCATCTGAGGCGACCGGCTGGCTGGCGTCTCCGCCCTGGTGCACCTCAAACCCACGGACTGCTGCGCCCGCGTCGCCCCCCCCGGGAAACAGGGCCCGACGCTGGGGGAACCTCGAAAAGACACGAACCCCAGG contains:
- the plat gene encoding tissue-type plasminogen activator isoform X1 translates to MTTLLGFMLLLSALCCSLGDQGALRRVRRGTRSWAVPLSDRCRDVEGRWRVRGETWLRWRAARAEFCRCSTRGQERCHSVPVTSCPLSQCYNGGTCKEAVYSSDFLCLCPPGFSGDRCEINTSEKCIVGQGLGYRGTWASSAEGTSCLNWNSTILRGKKYTAKRLDANSLGLADHNYCRNPDNDTMPWCYVLQGIQVAWKYCDLPTCPSDPNLECVRGKGLSYRGTKGVSQSGLRCLPWDSRPVNRKAHNAWRSNAGELGLGSHNFCRNPDGDLTPWCYVYKGFQLTWEACDIPKCRRRPSSGTTLGPRGTTIGNRATCGQRAERPVSGPMFRMWGGQDSDITTQPWQAAITYYSRRSKEQVFRCGGVLIASCWVLSAAHCFPKDPREIGPLKVTLGRTFRKENSSSEQIFNVEKYWVHELFNSETYDNDIAILKLKTDIGICAINSPEVLPVCVPEPSTELPDWSECEISGYGKEHEFSAFYSERVKRGHVRLWPQERCVPEKLAGRVVTKNMLCAGDTRGLDDACKGDSGGPLVCQKDGRMTLLGIISWGDGCGKKDTPGVYTRVTNYIGWIARKMAARGI
- the plat gene encoding tissue-type plasminogen activator isoform X2, whose amino-acid sequence is MTTLLGFMLLLSALCCSLGDQGALRRVRRGTRSWADTSEKCIVGQGLGYRGTWASSAEGTSCLNWNSTILRGKKYTAKRLDANSLGLADHNYCRNPDNDTMPWCYVLQGIQVAWKYCDLPTCPSDPNLECVRGKGLSYRGTKGVSQSGLRCLPWDSRPVNRKAHNAWRSNAGELGLGSHNFCRNPDGDLTPWCYVYKGFQLTWEACDIPKCRRRPSSGTTLGPRGTTIGNRATCGQRAERPVSGPMFRMWGGQDSDITTQPWQAAITYYSRRSKEQVFRCGGVLIASCWVLSAAHCFPKDPREIGPLKVTLGRTFRKENSSSEQIFNVEKYWVHELFNSETYDNDIAILKLKTDIGICAINSPEVLPVCVPEPSTELPDWSECEISGYGKEHEFSAFYSERVKRGHVRLWPQERCVPEKLAGRVVTKNMLCAGDTRGLDDACKGDSGGPLVCQKDGRMTLLGIISWGDGCGKKDTPGVYTRVTNYIGWIARKMAARGI